GCTGGGCGAAGGAGGCAACGTCCTTGGGTGCCTCGCTTGCCGCTCCGCCACCCCAGCTCACCATTGTGGCCCCGTAGGCCTTGTACACGTCGACGGACTTCGGGCCCATGAACACCACGTCCGAGTGCTTGACCACAGCCTCATCTCCTCCCGCCAGCGTGACGATGGTGAGACCGAAGACGGCGAGCGTCAGGGCACGCATGGGGCTGCCTCCTCAGGTGGTGTTCGGGCTAGCTCAGGGACGTCCTCCGGCCTCGACGAGAAGCTGGGCTGCCGAGGACTCGATCGCGGCACACTGGGCGAGAGCCTGCGAGGCAGCCAGGTAACGCTGAGCGGGAGTGCCCGAGGCGTCCGCCGGCGGGAAGCCCGTGTCGAGGAACTGCGCCTCACTGCGGAACAGAGCGGCTGCCTGAGCCAGGAGCGGCCTGGTGGCTTCCGGTAGCAGCGCGGCGGCCTGATCGAGGAAAGCGGCGGCCTCGCGCCGAGCGCTGATTAGCTGCTTCCGAGGGGCTTCTCCCCAGGCCATCAGGCCCGAGGTCGCAGCGGCCTCCGGGGTGATTCCCATCCGCCCGAAGTCCTGCGACAGGTTCTGCAGACCCGCCACGCCCGGGACGTAGGTGGTGTAGGTGCGCTGGTCCTGAAGGATGTCGGCGGCGTGGCGAAGGGCGGCCATGATCGCATCCTGGGGTGACTTGGTCTCCGCGCCCCGCGAGAGGAGGAACACGGGGTAGCGTGCATGGGAACGCTCGGTGCCGACCGGCTCCAGCGTGCCAAAGGGTCCGGCGCAGACGGCTGCGAAGTCCTCCGCCGAGAGCTTGCGCTCACCGAAGGGCGGGACGAAGGTCACCAGTTGCGCGGGCTGTGCTACCTCATCTACAGCGGTGGCCACGGCCCAGAAGGGCTGGTCGAAGTCGGAGCCCTGCATGGTCCCACCGGCAAGCGTAATCGGCACGAGCCCGACCTTGCCCGCCTGCACCGCACGCGTCAGAGCTTCGAAGGCGTTGGCAGCGGGAAGATCGTACTGCACCTGCAGCATCCCGCCGAGGGAAGTGACGGCGGCCCGCAAGGGGTTGTCGTTGAAAGGTGTGATCGGCTCCGCGGTCGGGTCCCCGGTGTTGTACACGAAAGCGAAGGGATCGCCGGCAAGTCCCGCTGCGAGGGTCGGCGTCAGCGTCAGCGGCGTTCCCGTGGAGGCTCCGCTGTTCAGAGCCGACAGCGCCAGGGCCAGCGCATCCAGGTACCGTCCGCCGGTCTGGGAGTACGCGGTGCCATTGAACTGGGCGCCGTCCAGCACAGCCCCGGCCAGATTCGCTCCGGCCAGACAGGAGCCCTGAAACAGCGCACCCGAGAGGTCAGCCTTCCTCGCCTGTAGTCCGGTCAGGTTGCTGCCCGTGAAGGTCGCTCCCCGCAGACTCGCCTCATCCATGACGGCACCGGTCAGGTCCGTAGCGTCAAACCGCGCGCCGC
This is a stretch of genomic DNA from Armatimonadia bacterium. It encodes these proteins:
- a CDS encoding pentapeptide repeat-containing protein — translated: MPSYARLTALLILIVCTTVPADESKSPASPQQVREYAAAGRSFAGAGLAAMDLSGLSCKGLNLTGTKWLRTDLRGARFDATDLTGAVMDEASLRGATFTGSNLTGLQARKADLSGALFQGSCLAGANLAGAVLDGAQFNGTAYSQTGGRYLDALALALSALNSGASTGTPLTLTPTLAAGLAGDPFAFVYNTGDPTAEPITPFNDNPLRAAVTSLGGMLQVQYDLPAANAFEALTRAVQAGKVGLVPITLAGGTMQGSDFDQPFWAVATAVDEVAQPAQLVTFVPPFGERKLSAEDFAAVCAGPFGTLEPVGTERSHARYPVFLLSRGAETKSPQDAIMAALRHAADILQDQRTYTTYVPGVAGLQNLSQDFGRMGITPEAAATSGLMAWGEAPRKQLISARREAAAFLDQAAALLPEATRPLLAQAAALFRSEAQFLDTGFPPADASGTPAQRYLAASQALAQCAAIESSAAQLLVEAGGRP